One Chitinispirillales bacterium ANBcel5 genomic window, TCTCACCAACGGAGGCTCACTATGAAATTCAGGCTCTACAAGCTACTAAGTTTTTTGATTATCATGGTTTCATTTTCCTATGGCGAACCTGATTTCTCACTTGTCGGTTTTGCATCAATGAACGGTGGCACAACAGGCGGTGCCGGGGGTGATGTTTTCTATGCAAGTGAATACGCAGCGGCAGGATACGATAATCCAGGAGAATATGTCTACCAGCTACTGAGAAGTTACCGAGATGGTAATTATTCAGGAGAAGGTGAAGCAAGAATTATCATATATATAGATGTAACTATTCATGAAGATAATTTTGGCAGAAGTAAGATGAACCTTAAAGATATGTCCAATGTTTCTATCATTGGGGTTGAAGACAAAGGAATATTTACAGGAGTCGGTTGGACTGTAAGCCGCGCTAACAACGTGATATTTCGCAACCTTACCATCCATCACGTATCTCAAGGTGAAGGAACTGGAATTGAACTAACCAATAACAGCCATAACATTTGGATTGATAGAAACACTTTTTTCAGCGAAGGCCCCGATACGTTCGATGACAAGGACTACTACGATGGCCTTGTGGATATTAAAAGAGGTGTTGAATATGTCACTGTTTCGTGGAATATTTTCCAAAACAGCTGGAAAGCTTCTCTTCTTGGACACAATGACAATGCTTCTCTAGCACCAGATAAAATCACCTATCATCATAATATATACAGAAACATAAACTCAAGAACACCTCTTATCAGATTTGCCACCGTGCACACATTTAATAATTACTTTAAAGATATTGAATCATCAGCCATAAATTGCAGAATGGGAGCACAGGTTAAGATAGAAAACAATTACTTTGATAATGTAGGCTCCGGAACCGAGGATGGACACGCTGGGTATATACAGGGGCCGGTGGGGCACTGGTATGGCAGCAGTGAGCAGGGTTACTGGGACGTTACAGGAAACATCGTCGTTAATTCTCCCACCGATCATATGGAATCAAATACATCTGTGGATATTCCATACCACTATTCTCATGTGCTTCATGATGCTGCGGATATTCCTGAACTCCTCCTGCAATGGGCAGGTGCACCCGGGTCCTTACCCGACTCAAACGACCCTGTCGATCCAGTGGACCCTGTCGATCCGGGTACTGAGCACTTCATTCTTTCTTTACATACTGAAGGAAATGGATTTCTAGAGAAAAGTCCGAATCAGGAAGATTTCCCTTCCGAAACTGTTGTTGAAATCACAGCATCAGCTTTAAGCAACTGGGAATTTTATGAGTGGAGCGGAGATTTAGATGGAAACGTTAATCCCGTATCGGTAACAATGGACAGCGATAAGAATATCACTGCAGTTTTTGTCTACACTGGTGAAGGTGATAATCCTGAGCCAGACTTCTCACTTCAGGGATTTGCCGGTGTTGGCTTTGAAGTAACCGGTGGTGAAGGTGGTGAAGTGGTAACTGTCTCAACAGCTGAGGAGTTGATAGATTATATGTTCAGACAGGAACCCTATGTAATTCTTATCGATGGTGAGATTGAATTACCCGAAAACCCAAACAGTCCTCATGGAAAAGCATCAGACAGAATGCATGAAATAGCTCCCAATAAAACACTTTTCGGTCTGGAGGGAGCCCACATAACAAGAGGCGGATTCAATATCAGGGGTACACGAAACAATGGTGAAGCTGCAACATCAGAGCCACTGATAGCAGATTTATTTGACTTTGATCCAAACGGCGAAATAACTCCAAACAATATCATTATACGGAATATCACATTTTCTGATGCAGTTGATGATGCAATCAATATCGAAGAGGGTGCAAGTCATATCTGGATAGATCATAACCTCTTTATAAACGCAGCAGATGGAGCCATCGATATAAAAAGGGAAGCAAGCTATATTACCATTTCGTGGAATGAGTTTCGGGATAACGATAAGACATCTCTTGTGGGCCATGCTGATAACCATACTTATGACCGAGGTTTTATGAAGGTTACCTATCACCATAATCTATGGACCAACAACAACCAAAGACAACCGAGGGTACGGTTTGGCGATGTCCATGTATTTAACAATTACTATTATACCGAAAAGAGAGATTACATCTGGGGTGTCGGTGTAGAGGCATCGATAATTAGTGAAAACAATCACATTGAGCGGGCGCATAGAATAGCAAGAATTTACGGAGGTGAAGAGA contains:
- a CDS encoding T9SS type A sorting domain-containing protein — translated: MKFRLYKLLSFLIIMVSFSYGEPDFSLVGFASMNGGTTGGAGGDVFYASEYAAAGYDNPGEYVYQLLRSYRDGNYSGEGEARIIIYIDVTIHEDNFGRSKMNLKDMSNVSIIGVEDKGIFTGVGWTVSRANNVIFRNLTIHHVSQGEGTGIELTNNSHNIWIDRNTFFSEGPDTFDDKDYYDGLVDIKRGVEYVTVSWNIFQNSWKASLLGHNDNASLAPDKITYHHNIYRNINSRTPLIRFATVHTFNNYFKDIESSAINCRMGAQVKIENNYFDNVGSGTEDGHAGYIQGPVGHWYGSSEQGYWDVTGNIVVNSPTDHMESNTSVDIPYHYSHVLHDAADIPELLLQWAGAPGSLPDSNDPVDPVDPVDPGTEHFILSLHTEGNGFLEKSPNQEDFPSETVVEITASALSNWEFYEWSGDLDGNVNPVSVTMDSDKNITAVFVYTGEGDNPEPDFSLQGFAGVGFEVTGGEGGEVVTVSTAEELIDYMFRQEPYVILIDGEIELPENPNSPHGKASDRMHEIAPNKTLFGLEGAHITRGGFNIRGTRNNGEAATSEPLIADLFDFDPNGEITPNNIIIRNITFSDAVDDAINIEEGASHIWIDHNLFINAADGAIDIKREASYITISWNEFRDNDKTSLVGHADNHTYDRGFMKVTYHHNLWTNNNQRQPRVRFGDVHVFNNYYYTEKRDYIWGVGVEASIISENNHIERAHRIARIYGGEEISDIGSIFPGEDDMDHPWEDGFTAFSRDQMRWNPISLEGYRYTLNAVEHVEYLVNNYAGVGVISYEDIPTSIVRSSNVTNEFDVVRISQNPFYRLTEVTFSLSEGSTVGIELLDIRGRVLESFTGSKPVGVHTHMFDVSRLSSGLYLVRLRAGKNKQVKSFNIYR